The DNA segment TAGAAATCGCCAGACCGTGGTCTTCTTGACCTCGCTATCCTCCAGCGCCCGCGTCACCGGCACCTGATAGGTCGCCTGAAGCTCCAGACGATCCTTGGGCAGGTAGGCCCTCCCCGGATCGCCGACCAGCACAAGGCGATCCTCTCCCGCGAGCTGCCGGAACCAGGGAATCAGCCGATCGGCGAAATCGCGATCATAAAAGACATCGCCGGCGAGAATGACGTCGGCATCCGTAGCTTGGTCAATGAGATTGTCGCCTGTAAAATCGAGCGCAACGCCGTTTTCCGCAGCATTCAGCCTTACCGCGGTTTCCGCCCAGGGATCGATATCGGCGGCGAGCACATGGCTTGCGCCCGCGAGCTTTGCCGCAATCGCGACGAGGCCGGAGCCGCTGGCGAAATCCAGTACCCGTTTTCCGGCGACCATGTCGGGATGATCGAGCACATAG comes from the Rhizobium sp. NXC24 genome and includes:
- a CDS encoding methyltransferase; amino-acid sequence: MKTDPESFIRANTSLMAPPHVPEIRLHLASEAHDLWLKTEEELEEIGLPPPFWAFAWAGGQGLARYVLDHPDMVAGKRVLDFASGSGLVAIAAKLAGASHVLAADIDPWAETAVRLNAAENGVALDFTGDNLIDQATDADVILAGDVFYDRDFADRLIPWFRQLAGEDRLVLVGDPGRAYLPKDRLELQATYQVPVTRALEDSEVKKTTVWRFLAG